The proteins below come from a single Candidatus Zixiibacteriota bacterium genomic window:
- a CDS encoding PBP1A family penicillin-binding protein encodes MKYPGVKKPFFARPIFWITIFILLLCLWGVRRTYDIYENELPSIEEVYNIEPPLKTKIYGADGTLLQEFYNQNRILTPHAEIPPHLIQMLLAVEDQQFYDHWGINIRRIFLVAANNLLKMRIEAGASTITQQLARILFLNRKQTFERKFKEALTAIKLERTYSKSEILEMYLNLYYFHRAYGISAAAHAFFDKSASELSISDCAILLGMLKGPTINSPFNNPEKSLQARNRVLYAYYSNGGMTKEVFDSLRALPLELSPPEVEPGKAPYFTEYVRQYIERTYGVDELYNGGLQVYTTLDWDLQQVAESSVVAHLDSLQRTIESRHLSTDPIYTEVLPDSLDENGDSIRVYKKVQGAAITIDNKTGDVLTMVGGKDFSESKFNRAVQAPRQPGSAFKPFIYTAAMDNGWTPDSIIYDNSIVLDIPGTENWRPHNFDNKYLGRMTLRIGLKKSRNMVAAKLLLKIRPELAVYYAQQMGIKSNLRAVPSLAMGSSEVFLNELTSAYTVFPNGGIRISPRFILKIVDRYENILEDNSTVRKDEVLSAETAYIMVNMMQSVMEPGGTGYKTRWLGFTRPAGGKTGTSNDFRDNWYIGYTPQITSGVWVGFDDFISLGHNMTGSANALPIWTKIMLAAHKDLPVEDFEVPPDIIFQHICEESGKIATDFCTNVIKETYTIMSVPTDDCNICTSRTRKQRENQADSTQSIRF; translated from the coding sequence ATGAAATATCCTGGAGTCAAAAAGCCGTTTTTCGCGCGACCCATTTTTTGGATAACGATTTTTATCCTGCTTTTATGCCTTTGGGGAGTTCGAAGAACTTATGATATATATGAGAATGAACTACCCTCCATTGAGGAAGTTTACAATATTGAACCACCATTAAAGACAAAAATATACGGCGCCGACGGCACATTGCTTCAGGAGTTTTACAACCAGAACAGAATCCTGACACCCCACGCCGAAATACCTCCCCATTTAATACAAATGCTGCTTGCGGTTGAGGATCAGCAATTTTATGACCATTGGGGAATAAATATTCGTAGAATCTTTCTTGTCGCCGCGAACAACCTCCTCAAAATGAGGATAGAAGCCGGGGCGTCTACTATAACCCAGCAACTGGCCCGCATATTGTTCTTAAATAGAAAGCAAACCTTTGAAAGAAAATTTAAAGAAGCCTTAACCGCTATTAAGCTCGAAAGAACCTACTCAAAAAGTGAAATTCTTGAGATGTATCTCAACCTTTATTATTTTCATCGTGCCTACGGGATTTCCGCCGCTGCCCACGCTTTCTTTGATAAAAGCGCCTCGGAACTTTCTATCAGCGACTGCGCCATTCTTTTGGGAATGCTCAAAGGACCAACCATTAATTCGCCCTTTAATAATCCTGAAAAATCTCTTCAAGCCCGTAACAGAGTCCTTTATGCATATTATTCGAATGGCGGAATGACCAAAGAAGTTTTTGATTCTCTACGGGCGTTACCGCTGGAATTATCCCCCCCCGAAGTCGAACCGGGCAAAGCGCCTTATTTTACCGAATATGTGCGGCAATATATCGAACGTACCTACGGAGTCGATGAGTTGTATAACGGAGGCCTCCAGGTATATACCACCCTTGATTGGGATTTGCAGCAGGTCGCCGAATCATCGGTTGTTGCGCATTTGGATTCGCTGCAAAGGACTATCGAATCCCGCCATTTAAGCACCGATCCGATTTATACCGAAGTCCTTCCCGATAGCCTCGATGAAAACGGTGATAGTATTCGCGTTTACAAAAAAGTCCAGGGCGCGGCAATTACTATCGACAATAAAACCGGAGATGTTTTGACAATGGTCGGCGGTAAAGATTTTTCGGAAAGCAAGTTTAATCGAGCGGTTCAGGCCCCGCGTCAACCCGGATCGGCGTTTAAGCCCTTTATTTATACCGCCGCAATGGACAACGGCTGGACGCCGGACTCAATCATTTACGATAATTCAATCGTCCTTGATATCCCGGGAACTGAAAACTGGCGGCCTCACAATTTCGACAATAAATATCTCGGCCGCATGACTCTTCGCATAGGCTTAAAGAAATCAAGAAATATGGTTGCGGCAAAATTATTATTGAAAATCAGACCCGAGCTCGCCGTCTATTATGCCCAGCAAATGGGCATCAAGAGCAATCTCCGCGCCGTCCCCTCTCTGGCCATGGGCTCCAGCGAAGTGTTCTTGAACGAATTGACATCTGCTTATACGGTATTCCCCAATGGCGGCATTAGAATATCACCGCGATTTATATTAAAGATAGTAGACCGCTATGAAAATATTCTTGAAGATAATTCTACTGTAAGAAAAGATGAAGTTCTATCGGCCGAAACAGCCTATATCATGGTCAATATGATGCAGTCAGTCATGGAACCGGGCGGCACCGGGTATAAAACCCGCTGGCTTGGATTTACGCGGCCGGCCGGCGGAAAAACCGGAACATCCAACGATTTTCGCGACAACTGGTATATTGGATATACACCGCAAATCACAAGTGGTGTCTGGGTTGGTTTTGATGATTTTATCTCTCTGGGCCATAATATGACCGGGTCGGCCAATGCCCTCCCAATCTGGACGAAAATTATGCTCGCCGCCCATAAGGATTTACCGGTTGAGGATTTTGAGGTTCCCCCCGATATTATCTTTCAGCATATTTGCGAGGAAAGCGGCAAGATCGCGACCGATTTTTGCACCAACGTTATCAAAGAAACCTATACAATTATGTCGGTACCAACCGATGATTGCAATATTTGTACCAGCCGCACCAGAAAGCAAAGAGAAAACCAGGCCGATTCTACCCAATCAATACGCTTCTGA
- a CDS encoding ATP-binding protein gives MDDHLRISEEHVRIENLRGIIIHLDEVLTMSAKMAAATNDLKWEKRYRKYEIELDAAIKEAIAISSSILDDKSARMTDSANIKLVAMENQAFELISQNRAFDALTVLNSDEYNKQKVIYSKGMAQLDKSLHFYINAENIHLKSNFKIILIAILIVFPLLMVGWIYVFRIVNRWEAVIAKSNIILEERTRELALLNRSLDNKVIERTKELEYSKTQAIKMKETAERAKQKAEQSEKAIFQKSFMLGERIKELNCLIEISKLKERMDIPFEGFLRSVVDLIPPAWQYPDITAAKISINGTIGTTDDFGKTDFIQSSDIMAAGSKIGIIEVCYLKEKAEFDEGPFLKEERHLLDTIAREIADYYTRLEVNKALSASTARYMAMINTVPAIMYIEDIDHCFVEVNQAFCDFVGKPRDEIIGKNVLDLFPEDIAEQYHQDDKIAMDEDRTITSQEKAILISGKQIKWIASTKVPLHDRQGSVEGVVGLIQDVTENHFSREQLMQTDKLAAIGTLAAGVAHEINNPIGFINSNLNTMDKYLQVINKYVKPAESPDTEEQNQISEIMDDFKDAIAESMEGTERVKKIVADLKSFSRVDKVEKDYACINEGLESTLNIVWNELKYKCTVEKDFGNIPEISCMANQLNQVFMNLLINAGQAISESGTIYIKTWAEYKNIFISIRDTGQGIPPEKISRIFEPFFTTKDVGKGTGLGLSLSYDIIQKHGGDINVHSDLGIGTEFIISLPMEGRLEEQHA, from the coding sequence ATGGATGATCATTTAAGGATTAGTGAAGAGCATGTGCGAATAGAAAATTTGAGGGGTATAATAATACATTTGGATGAAGTGCTGACAATGTCTGCCAAGATGGCGGCGGCTACAAATGATCTAAAATGGGAGAAGCGATATCGAAAATATGAAATTGAACTTGATGCTGCCATAAAGGAAGCAATTGCTATCTCATCTTCTATATTGGATGACAAATCGGCTCGAATGACTGATTCGGCCAACATTAAACTGGTTGCGATGGAAAATCAAGCCTTTGAATTGATCAGCCAAAATCGAGCATTTGACGCCCTGACGGTCTTAAACAGCGATGAATATAATAAGCAAAAGGTAATATATTCCAAAGGTATGGCTCAGCTCGATAAGTCCCTTCATTTTTACATAAATGCTGAAAATATCCATCTAAAAAGCAACTTTAAGATAATATTAATAGCGATTTTAATTGTCTTCCCGCTTTTGATGGTCGGCTGGATTTATGTCTTTCGAATCGTAAACAGATGGGAAGCTGTAATCGCCAAGAGCAATATTATTCTTGAAGAACGGACCCGGGAATTGGCATTATTAAACAGATCATTGGATAATAAGGTGATAGAACGCACCAAAGAATTGGAATATTCTAAGACGCAGGCTATAAAAATGAAGGAGACGGCGGAACGGGCAAAGCAGAAGGCAGAACAGTCGGAAAAAGCAATTTTTCAGAAGTCCTTTATGTTGGGCGAAAGAATCAAAGAGTTAAATTGTCTTATTGAAATCTCTAAGTTAAAAGAACGCATGGACATACCCTTTGAGGGCTTTCTTAGGTCGGTGGTAGATTTGATTCCTCCAGCCTGGCAGTATCCTGATATTACGGCTGCAAAAATATCAATTAATGGCACGATAGGCACAACCGATGATTTTGGCAAAACAGATTTCATTCAGAGTAGTGACATTATGGCCGCCGGTTCTAAAATAGGCATAATCGAAGTATGTTACCTGAAAGAAAAAGCTGAGTTCGATGAGGGTCCTTTTTTAAAGGAAGAGAGACATCTTTTGGATACCATCGCACGTGAGATCGCAGATTATTATACACGTCTTGAAGTTAATAAAGCTCTTTCCGCGAGCACAGCTCGTTATATGGCAATGATAAACACCGTCCCAGCCATAATGTATATAGAAGATATTGACCATTGCTTTGTAGAAGTCAATCAGGCGTTTTGTGATTTTGTGGGGAAACCCCGTGATGAAATTATTGGCAAGAATGTTCTCGATTTATTCCCAGAGGATATTGCAGAGCAGTATCATCAAGACGATAAAATCGCCATGGATGAAGACAGGACAATAACGAGTCAGGAAAAAGCAATCCTCATATCTGGCAAACAGATTAAATGGATAGCATCTACAAAAGTGCCTTTACACGATAGACAGGGATCAGTTGAAGGAGTAGTCGGTTTAATCCAGGATGTAACCGAAAATCACTTCAGTCGTGAGCAGTTAATGCAGACTGATAAATTGGCAGCCATAGGAACTCTCGCTGCCGGAGTCGCTCACGAAATAAATAATCCCATTGGATTTATTAACTCCAATCTCAATACAATGGATAAATACCTGCAGGTCATTAACAAATATGTTAAGCCAGCAGAAAGTCCGGATACTGAAGAACAAAATCAAATCAGTGAAATAATGGATGATTTTAAAGATGCGATCGCTGAATCGATGGAGGGAACCGAACGCGTAAAAAAAATAGTCGCTGATCTTAAAAGTTTTTCACGTGTTGACAAGGTAGAAAAAGATTATGCCTGTATCAATGAAGGACTGGAGAGTACCCTTAACATCGTCTGGAATGAACTAAAATATAAATGTACCGTTGAAAAAGATTTCGGGAATATTCCGGAAATTTCTTGCATGGCGAATCAATTAAATCAAGTATTTATGAATCTGCTGATAAATGCCGGGCAGGCAATTTCGGAATCGGGCACTATCTATATAAAAACCTGGGCAGAATACAAAAATATCTTTATTTCAATTAGAGATACCGGACAGGGAATTCCTCCTGAAAAAATTTCCCGAATTTTTGAACCCTTTTTTACGACTAAAGATGTTGGCAAGGGCACGGGGCTGGGATTGAGTTTGAGTTATGATATAATTCAGAAGCATGGTGGCGATATTAATGTACATAGTGATTTGGGAATTGGCACTGAATTTATAATTTCATTACCGATGGAAGGGCGATTGGAGGAGCAGCATGCCTGA
- a CDS encoding HD domain-containing phosphohydrolase yields MANKFMHTILVVDDEEGVLKSLRRLLKSPKVKVITATSGREAIEHLKNNNISLIISDQRMPEMTGVQFLNKARDISPETIRILLTGYADIDATIEAINDGAVRYYFNKPWDNDIFTSRISESLEQFRITAENNRLKILTEQQKEILSKMNETLEQKVSDQVHQIKIQHKELHRSFMDTIKAISSICELRFKEVGSHSQRVAAMAKEFLNLLKINKKEYQDIIVAALLHDIGKVAIPDEIIDKKPIHYTDRDKEILMTHSVLGQSCLCGIKGFEEISIIVRHHHENYDGGGSPDSIRGDGIPLGARIIRIADAFDRVAFVSGYPDMKRLNSATAHLLEYTGSKYCPDLLRLFIENNICKIYFQDDYADEYMVKPGDLKQGMVIAGDVHTKSGLFVIPKGARLSSGMIKRIIKMDKCDPITKGIKIIKQINHEDNHEIPQHIIG; encoded by the coding sequence TTGGCTAATAAGTTTATGCATACCATTTTGGTTGTGGATGATGAAGAAGGGGTTCTAAAATCTTTACGCCGCCTTTTAAAATCACCTAAGGTCAAGGTAATTACGGCCACAAGTGGACGCGAAGCCATAGAGCATCTTAAGAATAATAATATCTCCCTGATTATTTCAGATCAACGGATGCCCGAAATGACCGGGGTTCAATTTCTGAATAAGGCCCGTGATATTTCCCCGGAAACGATTAGAATATTATTGACCGGTTATGCCGATATTGATGCTACCATAGAAGCCATAAATGACGGCGCCGTGCGGTATTATTTCAATAAACCATGGGATAATGATATATTTACAAGTCGTATAAGTGAATCACTGGAACAATTCAGAATTACCGCTGAAAACAACCGCCTGAAAATTCTTACTGAACAACAGAAAGAAATATTATCTAAAATGAATGAAACCCTCGAGCAAAAGGTCTCTGATCAGGTCCATCAAATCAAAATTCAACACAAGGAATTGCATCGTTCCTTCATGGATACAATAAAGGCAATATCATCAATTTGTGAATTGCGGTTTAAAGAAGTAGGCAGTCATTCTCAGAGAGTTGCTGCGATGGCAAAGGAATTCCTGAATCTCCTTAAAATCAATAAAAAAGAGTATCAAGACATTATCGTGGCGGCTTTATTACACGATATCGGAAAAGTGGCAATTCCTGATGAAATAATTGACAAAAAACCGATTCATTATACTGACCGGGATAAAGAAATTCTCATGACTCATTCTGTTTTAGGACAAAGCTGTCTATGCGGAATAAAGGGTTTTGAAGAGATCAGTATTATTGTCCGCCATCATCATGAAAATTATGACGGCGGCGGCTCACCTGATAGTATCAGAGGAGATGGGATACCGCTGGGAGCGCGAATTATTAGAATTGCAGATGCCTTTGATCGCGTCGCCTTTGTGTCCGGTTACCCGGATATGAAACGGCTGAACTCGGCAACGGCACACCTTCTGGAATACACCGGCTCAAAATATTGCCCGGATTTATTAAGATTATTTATCGAAAACAACATATGCAAAATATACTTTCAGGATGATTATGCGGATGAGTATATGGTCAAGCCGGGTGATTTGAAACAGGGCATGGTTATCGCAGGGGATGTTCATACAAAAAGTGGATTGTTCGTAATTCCCAAAGGCGCCAGACTTTCGAGTGGAATGATAAAGCGAATAATTAAGATGGATAAATGTGACCCTATTACCAAAGGCATCAAAATTATAAAGCAGATAAATCATGAGGATAATCATGAAATACCACAACATATTATTGGTTGA
- a CDS encoding PQQ-binding-like beta-propeller repeat protein: MRLYNYKLLYLALIPFLISYAPARSETITYNGGPQHTGKYNSSPLTDQGKLKWKFAVEKGISSPPLVNKGVVYFADWNGTLYAVELSTGSEIWKIYVGPKGINGPPTIIDTIAFWGCGEGSLYAIHIDSGRIIWKMDADGVKAGRDAAICFPPLIYEGRAFCTSHDSTMYAINIQNGEVSGRFHTENGMCASPSLWNTTVFITDWSGNVYALDPVSLSEKWRFKAKKKIYHSPAISDGIGFVSSHDKHVYAIDLTNGKELWNFESDGPISGDPAISHGIVFFNTLFSHLYALDSKTGKVIWDLASEGKVYSKPAIAGDVLYFGSGDKNLYALEVKTGKILWKYQTEDMVCYPSIYNGNVLFGSGTHLYVLE; the protein is encoded by the coding sequence ATGAGACTCTATAATTACAAATTACTCTACTTAGCGTTAATTCCTTTTTTGATATCATATGCGCCCGCGAGATCTGAAACGATTACCTACAATGGTGGACCTCAACATACCGGCAAATACAATTCATCTCCCTTGACTGACCAAGGAAAACTAAAATGGAAATTCGCCGTTGAAAAGGGCATTTCTTCGCCACCACTGGTTAATAAAGGCGTAGTGTATTTTGCGGACTGGAACGGGACGTTATATGCGGTAGAATTATCTACCGGTTCTGAGATATGGAAAATTTATGTTGGCCCCAAGGGCATTAATGGTCCGCCCACAATTATAGATACAATTGCCTTTTGGGGATGCGGTGAAGGCAGCCTATACGCTATCCATATAGATTCCGGCCGCATAATTTGGAAAATGGATGCCGATGGTGTTAAGGCTGGGCGAGACGCGGCAATCTGCTTTCCTCCTTTAATCTACGAGGGCCGTGCCTTTTGTACAAGTCACGATAGCACCATGTACGCTATCAATATTCAAAACGGAGAAGTTTCGGGCCGCTTCCACACCGAGAATGGCATGTGTGCCAGTCCGTCTCTCTGGAATACTACAGTTTTTATTACGGACTGGAGTGGTAATGTATATGCTCTTGACCCTGTGTCACTATCTGAAAAGTGGCGGTTCAAGGCAAAGAAAAAAATCTATCACTCGCCAGCCATCTCAGATGGTATAGGATTTGTTAGCAGCCATGATAAACATGTTTATGCAATTGATCTAACAAACGGCAAAGAATTATGGAATTTTGAATCTGATGGTCCAATTAGCGGCGACCCCGCGATTTCCCATGGAATAGTGTTCTTTAATACGCTTTTTAGTCATTTATATGCGCTTGACTCTAAAACCGGTAAAGTAATCTGGGATTTAGCTTCTGAAGGTAAAGTCTATTCCAAACCTGCTATTGCGGGAGATGTATTATATTTTGGCTCCGGAGACAAAAATCTTTATGCCTTAGAGGTTAAGACCGGCAAAATACTATGGAAGTATCAAACTGAAGATATGGTCTGTTATCCAAGCATTTATAATGGTAATGTCCTTTTCGGAAGCGGAACGCATTTATACGTTTTAGAGTAA
- a CDS encoding response regulator: MKYHNILLVDDSPNVLKALKRIFRLTAGYTIFSAESGHEALGILENHEIDILITDENMPKMTGTELLNTIRVLYPQVIRFMLTGQSDIEIAKKAINNGEIYRFFTKPCDDFELLIAVRYALERKNLEIENAKLQEIVKRQENTLRNIASQHPELLKL; encoded by the coding sequence ATGAAATACCACAACATATTATTGGTTGATGATTCACCTAATGTATTAAAAGCGTTGAAACGTATTTTTCGATTAACGGCAGGTTACACGATATTTTCCGCCGAATCGGGTCACGAGGCACTGGGAATTTTGGAAAACCATGAGATTGATATTTTGATTACTGATGAAAACATGCCTAAAATGACGGGAACCGAGCTTTTGAACACCATTAGGGTTTTATATCCGCAAGTTATTAGATTTATGCTTACAGGACAATCTGATATTGAAATTGCAAAAAAGGCAATTAACAATGGTGAAATATATCGGTTTTTCACTAAACCCTGCGATGATTTTGAATTACTAATTGCTGTTCGGTACGCTCTCGAAAGAAAAAACCTTGAAATTGAAAACGCAAAATTACAGGAAATTGTCAAGAGACAAGAAAATACTCTTAGAAATATTGCCAGTCAACATCCCGAATTACTAAAGTTATAA
- a CDS encoding response regulator, which yields MPDCRTILIVDDELNVLKSLKRLLLGNDYKLLTATSGKDGLDILKENKVQIVISDYRMPEMTGVEFLNIVKDKYPDTIRMILSGYADVSAVVEAINEGHVYKFIGKPWNDQEVITTIMRAFEQQQLSSYVDKLNIELQNRNQELELLTKSLEEKVAHRTRDLEMKNRALIVAQNILNRLPTGVMGIDSDMTVVYMNNSLGDFIDTSELNLGQSLDGAIDKYILKLITESITNQKIKGCRIDSESMIIMICTPLTNNAGMICTFYNGFTENHDCLAIDKALTERETIG from the coding sequence ATGCCTGATTGCAGGACAATTTTAATTGTGGATGATGAATTGAATGTTCTCAAATCACTGAAAAGGTTACTTTTGGGGAACGATTATAAATTACTTACGGCAACAAGCGGAAAAGACGGTTTGGACATTCTTAAAGAAAATAAAGTACAAATCGTGATATCTGATTATCGCATGCCCGAAATGACCGGCGTGGAATTTTTGAATATCGTTAAGGATAAATATCCGGATACGATTCGAATGATACTGAGCGGTTATGCCGATGTTAGCGCCGTTGTTGAAGCAATTAACGAAGGCCATGTATATAAATTTATTGGCAAACCATGGAATGATCAGGAAGTCATAACTACTATAATGAGAGCATTTGAACAGCAACAACTCAGCTCTTATGTTGATAAATTAAATATTGAGCTTCAAAATCGAAATCAGGAATTGGAATTATTGACAAAATCATTGGAAGAGAAGGTGGCTCATCGGACACGCGATCTGGAGATGAAGAATCGTGCCCTGATTGTGGCTCAAAACATTCTTAATCGTTTACCGACCGGCGTAATGGGGATCGATTCTGATATGACGGTCGTTTATATGAATAATTCTCTGGGCGATTTTATAGACACATCAGAATTAAATCTCGGCCAATCCCTGGACGGAGCTATTGACAAATATATCCTTAAATTGATCACTGAATCAATTACCAACCAGAAGATTAAAGGCTGCCGGATTGATTCTGAAAGCATGATCATCATGATTTGTACACCGCTAACCAATAACGCGGGTATGATATGCACTTTTTACAATGGTTTTACGGAAAATCATGATTGCCTCGCGATTGACAAAGCCTTAACGGAAAGGGAGACAATTGGCTAA
- the tyrS gene encoding tyrosine--tRNA ligase, producing MSDKEIQRQLDIIKRGIVELLPENEFVEKLKKSIANNKPLRVKQGFDPTAPDIHLGHTVGLRKLRQFQDLGHQVVLIIGDYTGLVGDPSGRSVMRPQLSYDDLMKNAETYQKQFFKIVERSKTEVHFNGEWFDKMNLKQIMHLSSKFTIARMLERDDFEKRYKDGLPIAVHEFFYPLMQAYDSVMIKADIEIGATEQKFNLIAGRHIQEAYGQAPQCILTLPILVGIDGTNRMSKSLGNYIGVDESPKEIFGKIMSIPDNLIYSYYEMITNADDIFLVDLKKKLSMDDLNPMDIKKELGIEVVSMYHNREKGLEACAEFERVFSQKGIPDDMPEFKISEIGNRIWVVRLLTNTKMVNSRGEARRLIKGGGLYLNNERISDDNLELDLTEGMLFKVGKRRFFKIVK from the coding sequence ATGAGTGACAAGGAAATACAGCGACAGTTGGATATTATCAAAAGGGGAATTGTCGAACTTCTGCCCGAAAATGAGTTTGTTGAAAAGCTAAAGAAATCGATTGCTAATAATAAACCCTTAAGGGTCAAGCAGGGCTTTGATCCGACCGCGCCTGATATTCATCTTGGTCATACCGTCGGATTGAGAAAGCTCAGGCAGTTTCAGGATTTGGGTCATCAAGTTGTTTTAATAATAGGTGATTATACCGGTTTGGTCGGTGATCCTTCGGGGAGATCGGTTATGCGTCCGCAACTTTCCTATGATGACTTAATGAAAAACGCTGAGACTTATCAGAAGCAATTTTTCAAGATTGTCGAGCGTTCAAAAACGGAAGTTCATTTTAACGGTGAATGGTTTGATAAAATGAATCTCAAGCAGATCATGCATTTATCATCCAAATTTACAATAGCCCGGATGCTGGAACGTGATGATTTCGAGAAACGTTATAAGGACGGTTTGCCTATCGCGGTTCATGAATTTTTCTATCCGCTCATGCAAGCTTACGATTCCGTAATGATAAAGGCCGATATTGAAATCGGAGCGACCGAGCAGAAATTTAATCTGATTGCCGGGCGGCATATCCAGGAGGCATACGGGCAGGCGCCGCAATGTATCCTGACGCTGCCAATTCTGGTTGGGATCGACGGAACAAATCGGATGAGCAAATCATTGGGCAACTATATCGGCGTCGATGAATCTCCGAAAGAAATATTCGGCAAGATAATGTCAATTCCCGATAATTTGATTTACAGTTACTATGAGATGATAACCAACGCTGATGATATTTTCCTTGTTGATCTGAAGAAGAAACTTTCAATGGATGATCTGAATCCCATGGATATAAAAAAGGAACTGGGTATTGAAGTCGTATCCATGTACCATAATCGGGAAAAGGGTCTGGAAGCCTGCGCTGAATTTGAAAGAGTTTTTTCACAAAAGGGTATCCCCGACGACATGCCGGAATTCAAGATTTCTGAAATCGGCAACAGAATTTGGGTCGTAAGGCTATTAACCAATACTAAAATGGTCAATTCCAGGGGAGAGGCGAGGCGTTTAATAAAAGGCGGCGGTCTTTATCTGAATAATGAACGAATTAGCGATGATAACCTCGAACTGGACTTAACCGAAGGGATGTTATTTAAGGTCGGCAAGAGAAGATTTTTTAAAATTGTAAAATAA